The DNA segment AACCTAAATAACGTGAACAATAATTTGAACATAAGCAATCACTtatcatatagaaatatatcggtaataaatatataaagcaAACCATCCATGAATAACACAATTAGTTCGTCATGCACTTGCCTTTTAAACCCCATCACCTCGCTCTCACATCGCGCCGTGCTGCCTCGTGTTCTTGACGCCGCCATGGTACTTCGCCGAGCTGCGgatgccgccgcctctccgctaCACTCCACAGGCCGCTCGCTTGCCGCCGCTTcgctccgccgcccgctcgctcGCCCGCGGCTGCCGCTCCGCTCCCCTTGGTCGGTCGCTGCGTGCTCACCCGCCTCCTCGGGTCGTCTTCATCGACCTCCTACGCCCCGTcctggagcaggcggcggcgccgccgcggccggccgcgaacgatgtcgtcgccggcgccgacgccctcctccccacccgccgaCCAGCCTGTGCAGAgaggcgagagaggaggaagggagagaagagggggtgACGTGgacatcctgacatgtggggcctacgtgggtcccacgctgactcagccgtcacgttGAATAAaatcggggtcaaaaccacctaaggatctaaagtaaacggttttgtaagttgagagatgtcatatatctggttttgcggttgagagaccattttgtaactcgatgacaagttgagagactttcggtgtactttttccaaaataaaaataggaCTATTCCTACCTGTGCACCATCTTCCCTCTAAAAAGTATATTCGACCCCCTCTACTTCCCTGTTCAAGCCCAGACATTAATCCTTCTATAGAAGTCTAGCTTACCTACCTTTTCTTTCTAGGCCAGAGAAATTAATTTCTCAGTAAAAGTCTATCGAAGTTCCCCTATTTTCTGACCAGGCCCAATACTTCAACCCTCTGTACAAGTCCATCTAGGGTCCTTCATCTTTGGGCAGAGTCCATTATCATCCTCCTTGTTCAGATAAAGTTCATGCGGACCCCTCACCGATAACGATTTTGCCATCTAAAAGAAATAACAGTAACGATAAATGCCAAAACATGCAAAAGCctaaaatgctctaaaatgtaTGAGTTTACTAGTGTGGTTAGTGATGGTCTAAGAttaatttaggtgaaagaatttttattttatcattttgcaTTTGAGAGTTATTAATTTTCAAAGTTTAATACTAGCactagattaattaagctctaTTATCCTTTAGGTGCATTTTAGGTCCATGATTTATGAATTGTTGGCTTGCTGCAGTGAAGGTAATGTTCTTAGGTGTACAACAAAATTGGTTTCATaacttttagagtttaaatgattttattataaatttttcaagCTAAGTGATATACTATAGTAGTTATtagttatttcaaattttagatatGTTTTGGGTACCGTAAgtgccatattttattttataaaaactaaGTACATGATTTTGCCAATCTAACAGAACTGAATCACCTCATTTGGAGTTGTATTCATTTTGATacgaatttcagaaatttctaaACCGTTCTTTAATATTAACTcattattcaaattttagtgaTGTTTCTAGATATGTTTTCTTCTAAGACTTGTTTACAGAACTAATGTACATGCCTCTATAAAACtaataaattttagttttgcacATTTGGAGTTAAAATGAATTACTTATGGATTTTATTAAATAAACATTTGGTGACATTTTTATTACAGAGAGTGCTAAGTTTTAGTTCATGACAAATGAGAGTATGATTTTGTGAACATTCTGGAACTTAATTCATTTAAAAAGAGTTAAGgtgaattttctataaattttataagtTGGAGGGTGCTCTATGTTCATTgtttcttatatgaatttttagaGCTATTTCTTCTACTGTAAGTGCCAAGTTTTATGTTTCTAAATTAAAGTTCATAATTTGATGAGTTCACAGAAATTTGATTCATCTAAAAATGAGCTAAAATGGATTTTATATGTATTTTACTAGTTTGGGCAAGTTTTCAATTGTAAAATATCTACTCTAGTCATTTTCCTTATATTTTTCCAGATTTTAAACACATAGGGCCCACTGGTCAGTGAGAGATCTTTTGTAGAAAAGTCCCTAGAGTTCTAAGAAATATAATCCGAAGTCCTTAGCACATGTTAAAAGTATCTTTATTAAGAGTTCTTGAGCTTTAATCTATTTACATGCATGTCcttgggtccacatgtcattctctagGTATTTAACAATACAACCTCACAAGTtttaaacatttactaatgtgAGTTCTTAGTGCCTAATCATGTAGGTCCCGCATGTCAGTGAGGAGGTACTGGAGGGAGCAGAGGCAGGGCGGCCGGTGAACTTGTCGCCGTTGCCAGCGGTGAACGGCGGCGAACTAGGCTTCGCAGCCAAAAGAGAAAAGTAAGAGGGAACGACGGCGAAGCCATCGGTGGTGATCTTGCGGGATGAGATGGCCGGAGTCATTGGCGATGGCGGCTTGAGTGGCGGCGACCCTCGGCATGCTAGTGCATACCGAGTTCCGGCTCAATTCTATGTGAGTGAGTGCATGCATGAGTGGCTACAGGACTCCTGGAGACTTACAAAATGTCGTCCGAGAATCGGCGATGGATGGACAACGACGGCGGTCCGAGGAATGCTCTAGGTGACGACGGAAAACGGCAAAGCGACGGCGACAACCTCTTCTCGCCTTCGGGCTGCCAAAGGGAGGAGGGAAACGATTCAAAGACCATCTGAGGATGCTACACATGCAAGGAATTGCGCCGAAGCTCACGCGGGAGCGAGGAATCGATGATGTTGGCCGGCGGCcggagttgaagaagaagggCTCGATCTCCTTGATAACGACACCTCAGCTCGATTCTTTCAATGGGTGTCCTACTAGGACCTTGGCAAGGACGGTCCAAAATTGatttgttgcatgcatgtgaaTATGCCATGTCACTCGCCGAGGGTTACGACGAAGCAGTCGTATTTGAGATAGAAAGTGCTTTACACTTGGACACCGCTGGGTATGATGCTCTTGTTCTAGTTTCCACTCATATGGTACTTATGGCGGAAAAAAAGACATGGCGGGTTGTCGTAAGTCCTAAAAAGAATtcggatgaaaaaatcatgCCCGTTTTACTGAAGGGCACGCCGAATAGGGAGCTACGTACATAAATATTTCTTTGGCTAACTCTTTGAATAGATCCAGCGGCTGAAACAAGGAGGCTAGCGCagttgtgctattgattcaaggCGGTTTGCAACCTATCTAGAGGCCAAGGAAGCGGGATATTTAACGTGGAGGTTTTGGGCAAaccgaagggtcttgtcacaagtcttatggttgttttacatggaatctcggcaaataacagtcgcccaacaacagtcttatatgtgtgcatagatcgaagcgttgatgcacgcaagctggttcggtttatgttatttcttacataagatatttttactccatacttttgtttaaagaatcattcaaatgatttcatggaaaaaaaaagttctgccAAGTGCCAAGGATCGACATTTTGAACTAGAAATGTTAGATGGcaccggattattttttttccccctggtGCTCCTACAAATGGAGAGAATGGAATGAGTAGAATTGATTGCACaacatttattacataaataaccGTCGATACTCGGTACGTGTCCGGTCGTCTACCAATGTCGGCGATGTAGCAGTAGACCTTTATTGATGGTTGGCATGTGGCTCATGATGCGATTACCTGCATAACAGCCACTTTGAAGGATTCATCCATCGACTTAAACTTGTCAGCTGGGGCCGCATCGAGGAAAGCTTTAGCTGCTTTCTTGTAGGCAAGTGAAGTTGCAgcaactttcttctcatctccttgggCCATCCCGAGAGCAGTTATGGCGAATATTCTCCGCTTCCATGTGGcagcttcaacttcatcctTTTTTGCTGGTGGGGCAGCAGCCACAACAGAGTCGGCGGCCTCGTTGATGGCCTGAGCTGCCTCATCCAAGCGCTTATCGACAGGGGCGAGGAGGGCCTTGTTGAAGCTCttctcgacgggggcgtcgcATTCCACTTGCACTAACACGGCCGATGCCGTGATGGCTGCAAGGAGTAGGGCGACGGCTTTGGCCATTGCTAATGAACTGGAGAGGGATCTTTCAATGTTGGAAGATGTTGCTACTACGCGTGGATTTTCTGTGTGAGTTTGTAGGGATCATCGGGGCTTTAAATAGGGAAACATGTACGATGATAACCTAAGGCCAAGAGAGCTTTATGGTCCAAaattgattggttgcatgcatgtgtgccaaGTGTTCGGTCCGTAGTGCATGCTATCCCTTGTCTTGACTGAGCCTGCAGGATCCAAATCTGGACTTCCACAACCCcgatatgaaatttatatgtacGCAACATGTTAATAGCATATAACCCATTGTCCGGTTGGCAATAGGTACGCGAATGAGCATGAACGACGTGTCGAGGGGTGttgtaaaagcaaaacaaaggtaAGAACCACTTTGGCAACAAATTCGACAAGGTCATCAGCGATTCTTATACGAGTCTACGCAACGGTCACTAAAGTTCCAATAGCATGtgaagctataaacatatcattCAGGTTCCTATGCATCAAACTTCACCAAtgttacttagggtgtgtttgtgaggaggggaaaagagaacatACGCAAAAAAGGGTGTGTCATCAacgtatgattagttgagtgttaattattttataccttaaaaatggatta comes from the Oryza glaberrima chromosome 9, OglaRS2, whole genome shotgun sequence genome and includes:
- the LOC127783764 gene encoding uncharacterized protein OsI_030282-like yields the protein MAKAVALLLAAITASAVLVQVECDAPVEKSFNKALLAPVDKRLDEAAQAINEAADSVVAAAPPAKKDEVEAATWKRRIFAITALGMAQGDEKKVAATSLAYKKAAKAFLDAAPADKFKSMDESFKVAVMQVIAS